A section of the Methanosarcinales archaeon genome encodes:
- a CDS encoding amino acid-binding protein, protein MWSKILESFKKHPAQEKVIRLLLERGFQVNNDGRVVSGNIEIPHAQIAKEIGVDRRVVDSTCEVVLSDKTLHNIFKDIHTIPFLRDVAPSLDLGVIIITPGDASETGILGNVANAVAKEGLSIRQAVTDDPYLTENPVMTIITDSKVPGELVEKLMKIPGVKGVTVY, encoded by the coding sequence ATGTGGAGCAAGATATTAGAGAGCTTTAAAAAACATCCTGCACAGGAAAAAGTTATCAGGCTCCTGTTAGAACGTGGGTTCCAGGTCAATAATGACGGGCGTGTAGTATCGGGTAATATTGAGATCCCCCATGCTCAGATCGCAAAGGAGATCGGAGTAGACCGCAGAGTAGTAGATTCCACATGCGAGGTGGTCTTATCTGATAAGACCCTCCACAATATTTTTAAAGACATTCATACTATCCCCTTTTTAAGGGATGTAGCTCCATCTCTGGATCTCGGGGTCATTATCATAACTCCGGGAGATGCATCTGAAACAGGAATATTAGGTAATGTAGCAAATGCAGTAGCGAAGGAAGGATTAAGCATCAGGCAGGCTGTTACCGATGACCCTTACTTGACAGAAAATCCTGTAATGACAATTATTACTGATAGTAAAGTACCTGGTGAACTGGTTGAAAAGTTGATGAAGATACCAGGCGTAAAAGGTGTAACTGTTTATTAA